CAAGCATCGTTTTACTGATCCCCGTCAGATCGGCTAATTTATCTAAACTTAATTTTCGTTCATTTCTCAGATGTTTCAAATTTTTACTTAAAATCAGATTAATATTCTCCATAATTATTCGCCCCTATTGTGCTTTATAAAGAACATATCGTACAATCATAAAGTACAAACGTGCGTTTTAACGCACATTTTATACAATTATAACATACTGGAGTTGATTGTTGCATGCCGGTTATTCCGTTTCTTTCTTATGTGATTGTTACCAGCTTTACGCCCGGACCCAACAATATTATGTCATTAGACAGTGCCAGGCGGTTAGGTTTGAGAAAAGCATTTCCATTCTTGCTGGGAGTAACAGCGGGCTGTTTCGCTATTATGCTGTTAGCCTGCTATTTTAATCTTGCTTTGTATCATTTTTTGCCACGGGTTAAAATCTGGATGAATGTACTCGGTAGTTTGTACATGCTTTATCTGGCGGTAAAAATAGCGAAGAGCAAACCTTCTTCTAAAAATAATGATCACAATGAAGGATATTCCTTCAAATCAGGATTGCTGCTGCAATTTATCAATTTAAAAGTCATTTTGTATGGTATTACGGTCATTTCAACGTTTGTTATGCCTTATGATGTATCGTATATAGAGCTTATTACAATTTCATTACTCCTGACCTGTATTGGTTTTATAGCTGTAGTGTGCTGGGCGGTTTTTGGGGCTATGTTTCAGCGTTTCTTGAACAAGTATGAGCGCTCCTTTAATATCATAATGTCCTTATTGCTCCTTTATAGTGCACTATCGATATGGATGTAAATGAGTACCGTTTCCATCATAGAAAAGAGAGGTTCCTGACTATAGGCAGGAGCCTTTTTTTCGTGTGAATTGAGCCTATTTTACGAGTCATAACATACAATCGGACAGAATGGATGAATCTCCTGATCATTTAGCTGCAAAACGGGTATTACCTTAATAAATAAAGCTGTTGACAACTTGTATATACATGACTTAATCTTGTATATACAAGATGTTGAAAGCGTTATATTATTTTTTACGCTACTTCATTTCGCAAGGAAGGAATGAGCATGAATGGAAGCAACGAATAGGACTTTGATTCCTCAAGATAAGGACTGGTGGCGCAAATCAGTAGTCTATCAGGTTTATCCCAAAAGTTTTAACGATACGACGGGTAAAGGAACCGGTGATATAAGAGGACTGACGCAAAAGCTGGATTATTTGCAAAAACTGGGTGTTGATATTGTCTGGTTGCAGCCTGTATATGTCTCACCACAACGTGATAACGGGTATGATGTAGCCGATTATTGCCAGATTAACCCCGATTATGGAACAATGCAGGATTTTGAAGAATTGAGCCGGGAAATTCGGGCGCGTGGGATGCACTTGATGATCGACATCGTAGTTAACCATTCTTCCACAGCACATGCCTGGTTCCAGCAGGCACGGCTTTCCAAGGATAGTGAGTATAGGGACTACTATATCTGGCGTGATCCAGCACCCGATGGTGGACCTCCGAACAACTGGATTTCCAAGTTTGGTGGGCCGGCTTGGCAATATGACGAGGCAACAGGTCAATATTTCCTGACACTATTTGATAAGACTCAGGCGGATTTAAACTGGGAAAACCCCAAAGTTCGTCAGGAAGTTGTTAATGTGCTGGAATTTTGGGCAGAGAAGGGAGTTAGTGGCTTCCGACTTGATGTCATTAATTTGATCTCCAAAGATCGGCAATTCTCGGACGACGATGGAAGCACGGCTCCTGGGGACGGGCGTAAGTATTATACGGACGGCCCAAGTGTGCATGAATACCTTCATGAATTACATGAGAAAGTATTCTCAGCGTATAACAGTGTCACTGTAGGGGAGATGTCCTCCACCTCACTGGATCACTGTATCCGTTATTCCAATCCAGAGAGAAAAGAATTGTCCATGACCTTTAATTTTCATCATTTGAAGGTAGATTATCCAAATGGACAAAAGTGGGAATTGATGCCATATGATTTTGAAATGTTGAAGAAGCTATTCTCGGATTGGCAAACGGGCATGCAACA
The Paenibacillus peoriae DNA segment above includes these coding regions:
- the treC gene encoding alpha,alpha-phosphotrehalase, with the protein product MEATNRTLIPQDKDWWRKSVVYQVYPKSFNDTTGKGTGDIRGLTQKLDYLQKLGVDIVWLQPVYVSPQRDNGYDVADYCQINPDYGTMQDFEELSREIRARGMHLMIDIVVNHSSTAHAWFQQARLSKDSEYRDYYIWRDPAPDGGPPNNWISKFGGPAWQYDEATGQYFLTLFDKTQADLNWENPKVRQEVVNVLEFWAEKGVSGFRLDVINLISKDRQFSDDDGSTAPGDGRKYYTDGPSVHEYLHELHEKVFSAYNSVTVGEMSSTSLDHCIRYSNPERKELSMTFNFHHLKVDYPNGQKWELMPYDFEMLKKLFSDWQTGMQQGGGWSALFFNNHDQPRAISRFLDDGEYHAESAKLLATTLHGLQGTPYIFQGEEIGMANPQWADIEEFRDVESLNMYRILQEQGKSAEEALNIIRERSRDNSRTPMQWDGTRNAGFTTGTPWIKVDERYPRINVQAQLEDPNSIYNHYRQLIHLRKTVQVLTDGSYQRLDEAHPQVYAYQRSNEEETLIVISNFSGQDTQFRIPDSLYSSLNNQALGAAELLIGNTQHAPELKQEITLTPYASYMWIVRSLSE
- a CDS encoding LysE family transporter, whose protein sequence is MPVIPFLSYVIVTSFTPGPNNIMSLDSARRLGLRKAFPFLLGVTAGCFAIMLLACYFNLALYHFLPRVKIWMNVLGSLYMLYLAVKIAKSKPSSKNNDHNEGYSFKSGLLLQFINLKVILYGITVISTFVMPYDVSYIELITISLLLTCIGFIAVVCWAVFGAMFQRFLNKYERSFNIIMSLLLLYSALSIWM